The sequence below is a genomic window from Clostridia bacterium.
CGAAGCAGCCCTCAAGGCTGATGTCTTTTACCTGGGCTTTGCGTGCGGACAGGCTTTCGGCCAGGATCTGAACTTCGCCGAAAAACTTGTATCGAGGGCTAGTTCGACGCTCGCCTATCGACACGGCGCTCATCGTGGGGGTTGGCATCGCGCAAGTCACGTTCATACTACCGCCTGTGCAGCATGAGAATTGGACAATCGGGCCGGTGCGCTAGAGGTTGCATCCGCGCAGGCTTCCATGTCAAGAAAAACAAACAGCTTGGGGACAAATAGAAAATGTGGTGTGCGGGCTCCTAATTATGCCTGACGCCGCAGCATTGTGGAAATCGTTCTTGCGAGGCGCAGCCCGTCCGACGGCCCAATCGGAACAAGGTTGGCCACGGCCAGCACCAGGTTGCAGAGCGCCACCCAAAGCGTAAGCTTGTTCGGGATGCGGCTGAACACTGCAAACAACAGCAGATTCATTGCCGGGCCGGCGAAGGTGATGAGAAGCTCGCTCGATGGTCGAGGCGAACGCTTGCGGACCGTGTAGCCGCCCTTGGCGCAGATGCCGATTCGCGAAACCGGTACGCCCAGCAGATGGGCCAAGGATGCATGGCCCACTTCGTGAAGTAGTACGCACGGCGTGATCAGGACCGCGGCCCAGATGCCGTTCGGCCATCCGATGTTGAGCGCCGAAGTGAAGGCCATCGCCACAAAGAACCACAAAACGGAACGTTTTACTTCAATCAGCATGAAGCCCCGCAATTCGCAGCGGAGTTACCCAGCAGTCACAATTCCACTCTGATTCCGCTTGGAAACCCGGCGCGGGTCGCGGAGTTCAGGCGCTCAGCAGCGATCGGCACCCACTTATTACGCGCCCTGCGCGGTTTCAAGATGCCAAAGGTTAGTACCCGAAAACCCATCGCTGTGCGATGCCAATACGATTTGCAGCAGCGGCGGGCAGCGGACTGCATCATCGAACCGCTCGTTGAAGAAGGTGCCGACTCCATCCATCTCAAAATTCGCCACGAATGCATTCCATTAGTTCTACATAAGCGGTGCGACTTACGCCGGGTGCCCCAGTTCGCGCCCGTAGTTGGCGCTAACCGGGATAACTCCACTGTTTCGGGAAGAACTACCAACTCGACGGACTTCGAGTAGTTTCCGACAGTGCGCGTTTTCGAGAATGGAACTATCGAGATCGAGTGGACGGCACCTGATCGAGAAGACAAAACAGTGGACGCGGTCGGGATCAAGAGTATCCTCATCCCAGGTTAACGCCGAACTGCACGGCGTGAACCTGGGGCACCCGGCAACATGAAAAGGACAATTTGCGGGACAATTGTGGCGTGCTCGATCCTCATGACGATGCTGTGGTCTCAAGATACGACGGCTGGTCTCGAGCTCCAGTTACGTGCTGATGTGTCTTCAGTCGTGTTGAACGAGAGGTTTCCGATCACGATCACGCTGGCGAATATGGGAGACCAGCCAGTAACGTTATATGGGAAGTTGTTACGTGGATATGCTGGCGGCATTGTCCTGCATGTAAAGGACAATTCTGGAAAGGAAGTTGCTCCTCCGGCATTGGATGATGACTTGGTACCTGCTCCTTCGTCATCGTCTAAGGGACGTTTCCTTACCCTGTTCCCAGGTCATCTCTGGGGAAGAACGGAAGACATCAGCGCATCGGAGCTTGTCGACAAACCCGGTACATACCATTTAACCGTCACGTATCAAAGCCCTCTTCCTGCGAGGCTCGGACAGGGGCCCCACTTCTGGGGACGCGAAAAAGGCTCGATTGTCTCTAACGAAGTTGTATTCGTTGTCCGATAGCTTGGGTGCTGGCCCATCCTTTCGCGTGTTGCCGCGTCGTTATCGTTCCAGTGTTTGGCGTGTGGCCCATTCAAGCCTTCTTTTGGCTTGAGTGGGGCTCTCTTCGGGACTAATGTCACCTAGTGCCCTCGCGTCTCAAGCGATTCCACCAATCCCGAACCCGAGCGCACGACGCTCGCCGTGGCCATCCAATCCCTGTTGACGCGCAACCCAGCGGCTCTCCATGCCGACGGCTTACAGCGCGCACTCGCCAAAGCGAGCCAAAAACTTGCGCCGGAGTGGCGAGCTACGACCCAAGGCCCAGGCGATCTTGCCAAGTCGGCTTGAGAACAAGTTGTGGCGAACAATCCCGGATCAACGCTGTTCCATTGCCACCGACAGCTTCAGGCGAAGTGCGTGAGAGGCTTTCTCCCGGTCAGTGCGCGTGCTCCGGTTTTGCGCTGAAGAACAGGAAAAAGTTGGTCGGAGCGTCTGGTGTTGCTTGATGACGCGCCTGCGCTTCCCGCAGCGCGTCAATTGAATTAATGCCCCGGGTACCTTCTTCATCGGGCCACGCGTTTGGGTCTGTAACCAAGACAGATATGATCTGCCACCACACCGCCGGTTTCTGCGTTTCGTCAAGAATGTGACTGTGGTTTGGCGTGGGGACAACGACAGACGTCCCCGGCGGCACCTTCCCCATCTTCGCCAAAGCCGGTCCAAGTTCGAGGTGAGTTGGGTGCATGGTGCATGTGCTCAGTTTACCCTTGTGCGCCGTCTCCGGCGGACCAGGTTCAGGGCACTGCACGGGCACATCTGGATGCGGGCTGAAACCCTGGGGTAC
It includes:
- a CDS encoding PilZ domain-containing protein, translated to MNVTCAMPTPTMSAVSIGERRTSPRYKFFGEVQILAESLSARKAQVKDISLEGCFVETTEPMPRNGQVLLRFLMGGSEFEMQGLVCRSEPGLGMGIRFNS
- a CDS encoding M50 family metallopeptidase yields the protein MLIEVKRSVLWFFVAMAFTSALNIGWPNGIWAAVLITPCVLLHEVGHASLAHLLGVPVSRIGICAKGGYTVRKRSPRPSSELLITFAGPAMNLLLFAVFSRIPNKLTLWVALCNLVLAVANLVPIGPSDGLRLARTISTMLRRQA